A genome region from Hymenobacter tibetensis includes the following:
- a CDS encoding DUF4126 domain-containing protein, translating to MEYLLSGALGLALAACSGFRVFVPLLAASIAYHTGVLQPSAGFAWLGSWLAVGALGTATVMEILGYYFPVVDNVLDTITTPASFIAGTVLMTAALPDLDPMIRWGLGILVGGGTAGVIQTGTTLLRAGSTFGTAGLANPVLATAENTLAVVGTVLALLVPVLAAGLGLVLVLYIATRLRRWRRQRMHQRAAPLPKT from the coding sequence ATGGAATACCTGTTGAGTGGCGCATTAGGATTGGCGTTGGCGGCGTGCAGCGGCTTTCGGGTGTTTGTACCGTTGTTGGCGGCCAGCATTGCCTATCACACTGGCGTGCTACAGCCGTCGGCGGGGTTTGCGTGGCTAGGAAGCTGGCTAGCCGTAGGAGCGCTGGGCACGGCTACCGTTATGGAGATACTGGGCTACTATTTTCCGGTAGTTGACAATGTACTGGACACGATAACGACGCCGGCTTCGTTTATAGCGGGCACCGTACTGATGACGGCAGCCCTCCCCGACCTCGACCCAATGATCCGCTGGGGATTAGGCATCCTAGTGGGGGGCGGCACGGCCGGCGTTATTCAAACGGGTACCACACTGCTACGAGCAGGTTCCACGTTCGGTACGGCGGGCTTGGCCAACCCAGTGCTAGCCACCGCCGAAAATACGTTGGCCGTGGTGGGCACCGTACTAGCACTGCTTGTGCCGGTGTTGGCTGCTGGTTTGGGGCTGGTATTGGTGCTGTATATTGCCACTCGGTTGCGGCGCTGGCGCCGGCAGCGTATGCACCAGCGTGCGGCTCCGCTGCCCAAAACCTGA
- a CDS encoding NUDIX domain-containing protein: MSVLNSISASQPLDAYTGLVRVRVCGLLVQEGALLLTAHRGLLSDDAPFWSPPGGGWQFGETIQECLRREFQEETGLAVTVGRFLHLHEYGSNDLQALELFFEVTTDDATVSPHLGHDPEHDAENQLLTKLAFMEPRQLIRLPPNQVHPVLRQIISTDDVFIPQIRFQR; this comes from the coding sequence ATGTCTGTTCTAAACTCTATTTCTGCCAGCCAACCTCTAGATGCGTACACAGGCCTGGTGCGGGTGCGCGTATGCGGGCTGCTGGTGCAGGAAGGCGCCTTGCTGCTTACCGCTCACCGCGGGCTACTCTCCGACGATGCCCCCTTCTGGTCGCCGCCCGGGGGTGGGTGGCAGTTCGGAGAAACCATCCAGGAGTGTTTGCGGCGAGAGTTTCAGGAAGAAACTGGGCTGGCCGTAACGGTCGGTCGGTTTTTGCACCTGCACGAGTATGGCAGCAATGATTTGCAGGCGCTGGAGCTGTTTTTCGAGGTAACCACCGACGACGCCACCGTATCGCCCCACCTGGGCCATGACCCTGAACACGACGCTGAAAATCAGCTGCTTACCAAGTTAGCTTTTATGGAGCCTCGGCAGCTTATCCGGCTGCCCCCCAATCAAGTTCACCCGGTCCTCCGCCAGATTATCAGCACGGATGATGTCTTTATTCCGCAGATTCGGTTTCAACGATGA
- a CDS encoding DUF3822 family protein, with protein sequence MSVSSSHLPAPAALHYLRDETLDPTNLAAYNLYLTVSPAGTRVGVADVRRNKFVVLEDYVPQAATSYGGQLQALAARHDLVGQPGWNHVRLAVQNRHFTLLPAPLVRPGDEGTYLRLHHTVDTQHETVFSYTHSSQEIASVFATESVLATWFRNTYPAGTLLHQTSALLEGLIHQSEPGATRRLYLSIGHHELTIVVIRDKRPEFCNVFAFSSPEDLIYYTILVMQELQLNPDQDSVVVWGDLMHDSELFTILRKYIRHIKFGNRPFDLSYSYRLNELFEYRFFELYSLHLCE encoded by the coding sequence ATGTCCGTTTCTTCGTCGCACCTGCCGGCTCCTGCTGCCTTGCACTACCTCCGCGACGAAACGCTGGACCCCACCAACCTAGCGGCTTACAACCTCTACCTGACGGTTAGTCCGGCCGGGACGCGCGTAGGCGTGGCAGATGTACGCCGCAACAAATTTGTGGTGCTAGAGGACTATGTGCCGCAAGCCGCCACTTCCTACGGAGGACAGCTACAAGCCTTGGCCGCCCGCCACGACTTAGTGGGGCAGCCGGGTTGGAACCACGTTCGGCTAGCTGTCCAAAACCGCCACTTCACGCTGCTGCCGGCGCCGTTGGTGCGGCCTGGCGACGAGGGTACCTACCTGCGGCTGCATCACACGGTGGATACACAGCACGAAACGGTTTTTTCTTACACGCACAGCAGCCAGGAAATAGCCAGCGTTTTTGCCACAGAAAGCGTGCTGGCTACCTGGTTTAGAAACACGTACCCGGCTGGCACCCTGCTCCACCAAACCAGTGCATTGCTCGAAGGTCTTATTCACCAAAGCGAGCCAGGAGCCACCCGGCGCTTGTACCTCAGCATCGGCCACCACGAACTAACCATCGTCGTTATCCGCGACAAGCGGCCGGAGTTCTGCAACGTCTTCGCCTTCAGTTCGCCGGAAGACCTGATCTACTACACGATTCTGGTGATGCAGGAATTGCAGCTTAACCCCGACCAGGATTCGGTGGTGGTATGGGGCGACCTGATGCACGATTCCGAGCTGTTCACCATCCTGCGCAAGTACATTCGCCATATCAAGTTTGGCAACCGTCCCTTCGACCTAAGCTACAGCTACCGCTTAAACGAGCTTTTCGAATACCGCTTCTTCGAGCTATACAGCCTTCACCTGTGTGAATAG
- the coaD gene encoding pantetheine-phosphate adenylyltransferase, protein MRIALFPGSFDPFTNGHLDVVRRGTALFDEIIIAIGNNSSKTRYLPVEQMTAMIEDVFRDEPRVSVQAYKGLTADFAREVGARYLLRGLRNTTDFEYENTIAQANRHVNPELETVFLITSPTLAAISSTIIREIHRFGGNVDGFVPFQLPPFQH, encoded by the coding sequence ATGAGGATTGCTCTTTTCCCTGGCTCATTCGACCCTTTCACCAACGGCCACCTTGACGTAGTGCGGCGGGGTACGGCTTTGTTTGATGAAATCATCATTGCCATCGGTAACAATAGCAGCAAAACGCGCTATCTACCGGTCGAACAAATGACAGCCATGATTGAGGACGTGTTTCGGGACGAGCCACGGGTATCGGTGCAAGCCTACAAAGGCCTTACCGCCGATTTTGCTCGCGAAGTAGGGGCCCGGTACCTGTTGCGGGGGCTGCGCAATACCACCGATTTCGAGTACGAAAACACCATCGCGCAGGCCAACCGCCACGTTAATCCAGAGTTGGAAACTGTATTCCTGATTACCTCCCCTACTCTGGCGGCTATCAGCAGCACCATCATCCGCGAAATTCACCGCTTTGGGGGCAACGTTG